The proteins below come from a single Mya arenaria isolate MELC-2E11 chromosome 6, ASM2691426v1 genomic window:
- the LOC128237075 gene encoding uncharacterized protein LOC128237075 isoform X2 yields the protein MGNVPSSSYTLEGRDDDLKSLVSYSKLKAGYRLIQIYGHEKVGMSRVLKELFRQIQSDDGCRRKLLYQDFERDVNSNFSQKSWVKQMCNSFETDFKALENTLKQQQVCEFFKEWFIDVVDEQDENVLLFLDNVDSFMKSPLKDNFLDFLNMSLSECSRLQIVLTTSIKLKLTQKTVIDHEVRPLGDDAVMCLLHEVTNNYYKDCKLEDREMHNDYLEGVARLCEGRPQIAITAGVLLVEDNYFFKPRELLELMISCRRDVLSPFNCPPGERMEYFTENFKQLDEEKQTRFKRLSRFGPEATTAEDSTFAILNRENDSNARVKLFVKKLFDYNLMKRHPEDQTFELHGVVRENVLAPTESDSDEGVLIARTNAMTLGMNLTDAQLRDPRLLEAALKAAGNYNDSTLKKTKASLPVDLNKKDVQVVDGERDDCSTIYAREAKEHEEKAQQRYADNSWGKLALVETTCTRATSGGREEIVSQSSNQAGAGSHADCSLQPPSYQTMDPMRPVHAFHHVKPAGVPTGLCPPPPYECYARAPPLSQVCPLPTTSCVAVVRPEITSIDSRIGPPALSPDKDVDRIPRQNLWIKDRH from the exons ATGGGGAATGTGCCGTCTTCATCGTATACGCTTGAAGGTCGTGACGATGATTTAAAGAGTTTAGTAAGCTATAGCAAGCTGAAGGCAGGGTATAGATTAATCCAGATATACGGACACGAAAAGGTTGGAATGTCCAGGGTTCTTAAAGAATTGTTCCGACAGATACAGAGTGACGATGGGTGCAGGAGAAAGCTTTTGTATCAAGATTTTGAACGTGACGTTAACAGTAACTTTTCCCAAAAGTCATGGGTAAAACAAATGTGCAATTCATTTGAAACAGACTTTAAAGCCCTTGAAAACactctaaaacaacaacaagtgtGTGAGTTCTTTAAAGAATGGTTCATAGATGTTGTGGACGAGCAAGATGAGAACGTGCTGTTATTTCTCGATAACGTGGACTCCTTTATGAAATCACCTCTCAAAGACAACTTCCTTGACTTTCTGAATATGTCTCTCAGCGAGTGTTCTAGATTGCAAATCGTGCTGACAACATCCATTAAATTAAAACTCACACAAAAGACTGTAATAGATCACGAGGTACGCCCGCTAGGGGACGACGCCGTCATGTGCCTGCTCCACGAAGTGACAAACAACTACTACAAGGACTGCAAACTAGAGGATCGCGAGATGCACAACGACTATCTAGAGGGGGTTGCGAGACTGTGCGAAGGTCGGCCGCAAATCGCCATTACAGCTG GTGTGCTACTCGTAGAagacaactatttttttaagCCGCGGGAACTGCTCGAACTCATGATTTCCTGTCGCCGGGATGTCCTCAGTCCCTTTAACTGTCCACCTGGCGAGCGAATGG AATACTTCACTGAGAATTTTAAGCAGCTGGATGAAGAGAAACAGACGAGATTTAAGCGGTTGTCCCGTTTTGGGCCGGAAGCAACCACCGCCGAAGATTCAACCTTTGCCATTCTCAACAGAGAAAACG ATTCGAATGCAAGGGTGAAACTTTTTGTAAAGAAACTTTTTGACTATAACTTGATGAAGAGACATCCCGAGGACCAGACGTTCGAGCTCCATGGTGTTGTGAGGGAAAATGTGCTCGCTCCAACAG AATCGGACTCAGATGAGGGCGTCCTGATAGCACGGACGAATGCCATGACGCTCGGAATGAATTTAACCGATGCCCAACTGAGAGACCCACGCCTCCTCGAGGCTGCATTGAAGG CTGCAGGAAACTATAACGATTCTACACTCAAAAAAACAAAGGCCAGCCTCCCTGTAGACTTGAACAAAAag GACGTTCAGGTGGTTGACGGAGAGAGGGACGACTGCTCGACTATTTATGCGCGCGAGGCCAAGGAGCATGAGGAAAAGGCGCAACAACGATACGCGGACAACAGCTGGGGGAAACTCGCTCTCGTGGAGACCACATGCACAAGGGCAACTTCGGGGGGACGAGAGGAAATTGTTTCCCAAAG TTCCAATCAGGCGGGAGCTGGGTCACACGCCGACTGCTCTTTGCAGCCACCTTCCTACCAGACCATGGATCCCATGCGACCTGTGCATGCGTTTCACCATGTAAAGCCGGCTGGCGTACCGACGGGACTATGTCCTCCCCCTCCTTACGAGTGTTATGCACGCGCTCCACCTCTGAGCCAAGTGTGTCCCTTACCCACAACATCATGTGTCGCCGTAGTGCGGCCGGAAATTACCTCTATTGACTCCCGAATCGGGCCACCCGCTCTTTCCCCGGACAAGGACGTTGATCGAATTCCCCGCCAAAACTTATGGATCAAAGACCGTCATTGA
- the LOC128237074 gene encoding uncharacterized protein LOC128237074 encodes MGNVPSSSYTLEGREDDLKSLVSYTKLKAGSRLIQIYGHEKVGKSRVLKELFRQIPTDDGCKRKLLYQDFERDVKSKYRQKLWVKHMCKSFGKDFQSVEKNNDEPVCEFFKDWFIDVVDEKDENVMLFLDNVDSFMKSPLKDNFLDFLNISLSDCSRLQIVLTTSIKLKLTQLTVEDHEVRPLEDDAVMCLLHEVTKHHYKDGELEIRERHNVYLQWVANLCEGRPQLAITAGVLLVEDEYFLKPRELLELMISCRRQCLSPFNCPPGERMENLSENIRQLDEEIQTCFKRLSRSGPDANIAEESTYSLLNRGNDSLARVKLFVIKDILDHKLLDRDPKNRTFELHGVVRENVLAPTDSDSEEGVLIARTNAQKLGMTLTEAQLRDPRLLEATLKGSLNDTTLKETKVSFPADLNKKDDGVIGGERDDCSTINAREVEEHEEKPEQRYADNGLGKLALVETTCTRATEEREEVVSTTPEDSLVTYEHTKSHDMKTLEGSKYDSRRTISVDDKVVPFSLTSCSNQPETEPNAVCVEQPPSYHTIDPIRPGNASTRVGLGEQHAGVFVGQGLSPPPYERNARAPPLSQASQVPTPENVAVVRPEITSIDSQIGPCALSPVKDVPSNSLSKLDAGFKNVIVTICDVFFW; translated from the exons ATGGGGAATGTGCCGTCTTCATCTTATACGCTTGAAGGTCGTGAGGATGATTTGAAGAGTTTAGTAAGCTATACCAAGCTGAAGGCAGGGTCTAGATTAATCCAGATATACGGACACGAAAAGGTTGGAAAGTCCAGGGTCCTAAAAGAACTGTTCCGACAGATACCGACTGACGATGGATGCAAGAGAAAGCTTTTGTATCAAGATTTTGAACGTGACGTTAAAAGTAAGTATCGCCAAAAGTTATGGGTAAAACATATGTGTAAGTCATTTGGAAAAGATTTTCAATCCgttgaaaaaaacaacgatGAACCTGTCTGCGAGTTCTTTAAAGATTGGTTCATAGATGTTGTGGACGAGAAAGATGAGAACGTGATGTTATTTCTCGATAACGTGGACTCCTTTATGAAATCACCTCTAAAAGACAACTTCCTTGACTTTCTGAACATTTCTCTCAGCGATTGTTCTAGATTGCAAATCGTGCTAACAACGTCCATTAAGTTAAAACTCACACAGCTGACTGTAGAAGATCATGAGGTACGCCCGCTAGAGGACGACGCCGTCATGTGTTTGCTCCACGAAGTGACGAAACACCACTATAAAGACGGCGAACTGGAGATTCGCGAGAGGCACAACGTCTATCTACAGTGGGTGGCGAACCTATGCGAGGGTCGGCCGCAACTCGCCATTACAGCTG GTGTGCTACTCGTAGAAGACGAATATTTTTTGAAGCCGCGGGAACTGCTCGAACTCATGATTTCCTGTCGCCGGCAGTGCCTCAGTCCATTTAACTGTCCACCTGGCGAACGAATGG AAAACCTGAGTGAAAATATAAGGCAGCTGGATGAAGAGATACAGACGTGTTTTAAGCGGTTGTCCCGTTCTGGGCCGGACGCAAACATAGCTGAAGAATCGACCTATTCCTTACTCAACAGAGGAAACG attcGCTTGCGAGAGTGAAGCTATTTGTAATAAAGGATATTCTTGACCACAAATTGCTCGACAGAGATCCCAAGAACCGGACGTTCGAGCTCCATGGTGTTGTGAGGGAAAATGTGCTCGCTCCAACAG ACTCAGACTCAGAGGAGGGGGTCCTGATAGCACGGACAAATGCCCAGAAGCTCGGAATGACGTTAACCGAGGCCCAACTGAGAGACCCACGCCTCCTCGAGGCTACATTGAAAG GAAGCCTTAACGATACTACACTCAAAGAAACGAAGGTCAGTTTCCCTGCAGACTTGAACAaaaag GACGATGGGGTGATTGGCGGAGAGAGGGACGACTGCTCGACTATTAATGCGCGCGAGGTTGAAGAACATGAGGAAAAGCCGGAACAACGGTACGCGGACAACGGCTTGGGGAAACTCGCACTCGTGGAGACCACATGCACAAGGGCAACAGAGGAACGCGAGGAAGTGGTTTCCACGACGCCGGAGGATTCCTTGGTTACATATGAGCATACAAAATCACATGATATGAAAACTCTTGAAGGTTCAAAATACGACAGTAGACGAACTATTTCTGTTGACGACAAAGTTGTTCCTTTTTCGCTTACATCTTGTTCCAACCAGCCGGAAACTGAGCCGAACGCCGTCTGCGTTGAGCAGCCACCTTCCTACCACACTATAGATCCCATTCGGCCAGGGAATGCGTCCACCCGTGTAGGCCTTGGCGAACAGCATGCTGGCGTATTTGTTGGTCAAGGTCTGTCACCCCCCCCTTACGAGCGCAATGCACGCGCTCCTCCTCTGAGCCAAGCGTCTCAAGTTCCTACGCCAGAAAATGTCGCCGTGGTGCGGCCGGAAATTACCTCTATTGACTCCCAAATTGGGCCTTGCGCTCTCTCCCCGGTCAAGGACGTTCCGTCGAATTCCCTGTCAAAACTTGATGCTGGGTTTAAGAACGTCATTGTGACAATATGTGatgtatttttttggtaa
- the LOC128237075 gene encoding uncharacterized protein LOC128237075 isoform X1: MGNVPSSSYTLEGRDDDLKSLVSYSKLKAGYRLIQIYGHEKVGMSRVLKELFRQIQSDDGCRRKLLYQDFERDVNSNFSQKSWVKQMCNSFETDFKALENTLKQQQVCEFFKEWFIDVVDEQDENVLLFLDNVDSFMKSPLKDNFLDFLNMSLSECSRLQIVLTTSIKLKLTQKTVIDHEVRPLGDDAVMCLLHEVTNNYYKDCKLEDREMHNDYLEGVARLCEGRPQIAITAGVLLVEDNYFFKPRELLELMISCRRDVLSPFNCPPGERMEYFTENFKQLDEEKQTRFKRLSRFGPEATTAEDSTFAILNRENDSNARVKLFVKKLFDYNLMKRHPEDQTFELHGVVRENVLAPTESDSDEGVLIARTNAMTLGMNLTDAQLRDPRLLEAALKAAGNYNDSTLKKTKASLPVDLNKKDVQVVDGERDDCSTIYAREAKEHEEKAQQRYADNSWGKLALVETTCTRATSGGREEIVSQRQEKSSVLDEHDQSLDTNTLEDLKYDSRRTISADDKVAPFFNSSSSNQAGAGSHADCSLQPPSYQTMDPMRPVHAFHHVKPAGVPTGLCPPPPYECYARAPPLSQVCPLPTTSCVAVVRPEITSIDSRIGPPALSPDKDVDRIPRQNLWIKDRH; encoded by the exons ATGGGGAATGTGCCGTCTTCATCGTATACGCTTGAAGGTCGTGACGATGATTTAAAGAGTTTAGTAAGCTATAGCAAGCTGAAGGCAGGGTATAGATTAATCCAGATATACGGACACGAAAAGGTTGGAATGTCCAGGGTTCTTAAAGAATTGTTCCGACAGATACAGAGTGACGATGGGTGCAGGAGAAAGCTTTTGTATCAAGATTTTGAACGTGACGTTAACAGTAACTTTTCCCAAAAGTCATGGGTAAAACAAATGTGCAATTCATTTGAAACAGACTTTAAAGCCCTTGAAAACactctaaaacaacaacaagtgtGTGAGTTCTTTAAAGAATGGTTCATAGATGTTGTGGACGAGCAAGATGAGAACGTGCTGTTATTTCTCGATAACGTGGACTCCTTTATGAAATCACCTCTCAAAGACAACTTCCTTGACTTTCTGAATATGTCTCTCAGCGAGTGTTCTAGATTGCAAATCGTGCTGACAACATCCATTAAATTAAAACTCACACAAAAGACTGTAATAGATCACGAGGTACGCCCGCTAGGGGACGACGCCGTCATGTGCCTGCTCCACGAAGTGACAAACAACTACTACAAGGACTGCAAACTAGAGGATCGCGAGATGCACAACGACTATCTAGAGGGGGTTGCGAGACTGTGCGAAGGTCGGCCGCAAATCGCCATTACAGCTG GTGTGCTACTCGTAGAagacaactatttttttaagCCGCGGGAACTGCTCGAACTCATGATTTCCTGTCGCCGGGATGTCCTCAGTCCCTTTAACTGTCCACCTGGCGAGCGAATGG AATACTTCACTGAGAATTTTAAGCAGCTGGATGAAGAGAAACAGACGAGATTTAAGCGGTTGTCCCGTTTTGGGCCGGAAGCAACCACCGCCGAAGATTCAACCTTTGCCATTCTCAACAGAGAAAACG ATTCGAATGCAAGGGTGAAACTTTTTGTAAAGAAACTTTTTGACTATAACTTGATGAAGAGACATCCCGAGGACCAGACGTTCGAGCTCCATGGTGTTGTGAGGGAAAATGTGCTCGCTCCAACAG AATCGGACTCAGATGAGGGCGTCCTGATAGCACGGACGAATGCCATGACGCTCGGAATGAATTTAACCGATGCCCAACTGAGAGACCCACGCCTCCTCGAGGCTGCATTGAAGG CTGCAGGAAACTATAACGATTCTACACTCAAAAAAACAAAGGCCAGCCTCCCTGTAGACTTGAACAAAAag GACGTTCAGGTGGTTGACGGAGAGAGGGACGACTGCTCGACTATTTATGCGCGCGAGGCCAAGGAGCATGAGGAAAAGGCGCAACAACGATACGCGGACAACAGCTGGGGGAAACTCGCTCTCGTGGAGACCACATGCACAAGGGCAACTTCGGGGGGACGAGAGGAAATTGTTTCCCAAAGGCAGGAAAAATCCTCTGTTCTAGATGAGCATGATCAATCACTTGATACGAACACTCTTGAAGATTTAAAATACGATAGTAGACGAACAATTTCTGCTGACGACAAAGTTGCTCCTTTTTTTAATTCATCTAGTTCCAATCAGGCGGGAGCTGGGTCACACGCCGACTGCTCTTTGCAGCCACCTTCCTACCAGACCATGGATCCCATGCGACCTGTGCATGCGTTTCACCATGTAAAGCCGGCTGGCGTACCGACGGGACTATGTCCTCCCCCTCCTTACGAGTGTTATGCACGCGCTCCACCTCTGAGCCAAGTGTGTCCCTTACCCACAACATCATGTGTCGCCGTAGTGCGGCCGGAAATTACCTCTATTGACTCCCGAATCGGGCCACCCGCTCTTTCCCCGGACAAGGACGTTGATCGAATTCCCCGCCAAAACTTATGGATCAAAGACCGTCATTGA
- the LOC128237087 gene encoding uncharacterized protein LOC128237087 gives MWLLLSGVCRVFHPRKTKLNYDCDEKSACVGLIRQCLKAIGVASACGYMPVCCLLARCVWLWCIQETRINNHTEAEQLLHTLADAINKTDFLVTGDYPVLTFPLYADHIQLPVTPGLEGPLSSVLWVVSLSGNTRYDLVVSVLDTVKDQHLAPSVKFLSGFASYKLGQYTEGISTLMEIVRSQPPATPRLRARVHFLIGLCFAKLDKRPLGLAMFREALCADFSFLRPLYTTALQYRSFGDNDMELECLNLLTMALEMRDSPGLPVTSGVDVLSLVDFEDEDITYPTALYTLASRAHKLHRFDVAAEKYTILLQHLRTGTVQSEDLPPVLQLYHETMEATLGSGKYKDCLKLCDHVLACYHGNAVSMDTTYDPSQGSSHSGEFTDELPRAGDVIDFVYNKRVVNKNFSQNSKNNEDLSNNGEEMETSCSGQSLKRKYSEDRASECHHGDTDVVALKFKALALHKIGKIEDALICLKRAIQSISDMRRQKMRAVMGSSSEPQSKRRKIQEPGANGKKMSDKDSTLRDDNSIEKLNVTKGSSAKLNSGENKLAGLHGTSLELECELYEMTSNILDSLKKSKDAAHFRRLSTELKSCFKV, from the exons ATGTGGTTGCTGTTGTCTGGAG tgtgCAGAGTATTCCACCCCAGAAAAACAAAGCTCAATTACGACTGTGATGAGAAATCTGCTTGTGTGGGTCTGATCCGACAATGTCTAAAGGCAATAGGGGTCGCATCAG CATGTGGATACATGccagtgtgttgtttgttggcTCGGTGTGTATGGCTGTGGTGTATACAGGAGACACGGATCAACAATCATACAGAGGCTGAACAACTTCTACATACCCTAGCTGATGCCATAAACAAGACAGATTTTCTG GTGACAGGTGACTATCCAGTGCTGACCTTCCCATTGTATGCAGACCATATCCAGCTGCCAGTGACCCCAGGCCTGGAGGGACCCCTTTCCAGTGTCCTGTGGGTAGTCAGTCTGTCAGGCAATACTAGGTATGACCTGGTGGTCAGTGTACTTGACACAGTCAAGGATCAACATCTCGCCCCATCTGTCAAGTTCTTATCAG GGTTTGCTAGCTACAAGCTGGGACAGTACACAGAGGGTATTTCGACGCTGATGGAGATTGTCCGCTCCCAGCCCCCTGCCACCCCCAGACTCAGGGCTCGTGTACATTTCCTTATTGGACTCTGCTTCGCTAAACTT GACAAGAGGCCACTAGGTCTGGCAATGTTTCGTGAGGCCCTGTGTGCTGATTTCAGCTTCCTACGGCCACTGTACACAACTGCCCTGCAGTACCGCAGTTTTGGAGATAACGATATGGAACTAGAGTGCCTTAACCTTCTCACAATG GCCTTGGAGATGCGGGACAGCCCAGGATTGCCAGTGACAAGTGGTGTGGACGTCCTGTCTCTAGTAGACTTTGAGGATGAAGATATCACCTACCCCACAGCCTTGTACACTCTGGCCAGCAGGGCACACAAGCTGCACAG GTTTGATGTAGCTGCAGAAAAATACACAATACTTCtacaacatctgaggacaggaactGTTCAA AGCGAAGATTTGCCGCCAGTTTTACAACTGTATCATGAGACTATGGAAGCTACACTAGGATCTGGTAAATACAAAGACTGCCTGAAGCTATGTGACCACGTTCTTGCTTGTTACCATGGAAACGCAGTCTCCATGGATACCACCTATGATCCGAGTCAAGGGTCAAGCCATAGTGGAGAATTCACAGATGAGTTGCCTCGTGCTGGAGATGTGatagattttgtttataataaaagagTTGTGAACAAAAATTTTAgtcaaaatagtaaaaataatgaagatttgtCTAACAATGGTGAGGAGATGGAGACCAGTTGCTCTGGTCAGTCTTTGAAGAGGAAGTATTCAGAAGATCGCGCCTCTGAATGTCACCATGGCGATACTGATGTTGTGGCCTTGAAGTTTAAGGCTTTGGCCTTGCACAAGATTGGGAAAATAGAAGATGCATTGATCTGTTTGAAAAG GGCCATACAGAGTATATCGGACATGCGCAGACAGAAGATGCGGGCAGTGATGGGTTCATCCTCAGAGCCTCAGTCTAAACGAAGGAAAATCCAGGAGCCTGGAGCAAACGGAAAAAAGATGTCTGACAAGGATTCTACTCTTAGGGATGACAATAGTATTGAAAAACTGAATGTCACTAAAGGGAGTAGTGCTAAGTTGAATTCTGGTGAAAATAAGCTTGCTGGCCTTCATGGAACATCACTCGAACTAGAGTGTGAACTGTATGAAATGACTTCTAATATTCTGGACTCTTTAAAGAAAAGTAAGGATGCTGCTCATTTTAGAAGACTTTCAACTGAGTTGAAATCATGCTTTAAAGTCTAA